From Marivirga harenae, one genomic window encodes:
- a CDS encoding CPXCG motif-containing cysteine-rich protein yields the protein MLEHFFQCPHCFQEISMLVDISISNQSYVEDCEVCCNPLQINLEIEEGEIIYFEANAAQ from the coding sequence ATGCTAGAACATTTCTTTCAGTGCCCACATTGTTTTCAGGAAATCAGTATGTTGGTTGACATAAGTATTTCTAATCAGTCTTATGTGGAAGATTGCGAGGTTTGTTGCAACCCTTTGCAAATCAATTTGGAAATAGAGGAGGGGGAGATTATTTACTTTGAGGCGAACGCTGCTCAATGA
- a CDS encoding SDR family NAD(P)-dependent oxidoreductase → MKIDCSNQHILVTGGTRGIGAAITRALVECGAYVVAHYNRNEESAQKLKAELGSSIHLIKADLSGAMEVARLFSETLEYFDGRLDGIVNNAGIALSSDIHKNAVEWTDDWLKTMDVNVNAVGLLCKRSVVQFQKQEAGGRIVNISSRAAFRGDTADYLAYATSKGAVVSLTKSIARAFGKQNIKAFTVAPGFVRTDMAQQFINQYGEDYALNDIALTKLTEPKDVAPTIALMMSGMMDHATGTTIDINAGSYVH, encoded by the coding sequence ATGAAAATTGACTGTTCAAATCAGCATATATTGGTCACGGGTGGCACCAGAGGGATTGGAGCTGCAATAACCAGAGCCTTAGTGGAATGTGGGGCTTATGTAGTCGCCCATTATAACCGTAATGAGGAATCTGCTCAAAAACTTAAAGCAGAATTGGGTTCGAGCATTCATTTGATTAAAGCAGATCTATCTGGGGCGATGGAAGTAGCACGACTATTTAGTGAGACTTTAGAATATTTTGATGGTAGATTAGATGGCATTGTCAATAATGCAGGAATTGCTTTATCGTCCGATATCCATAAAAATGCAGTAGAATGGACAGATGATTGGCTCAAAACCATGGATGTGAATGTAAATGCAGTAGGCTTGCTATGTAAAAGAAGCGTAGTACAATTCCAAAAACAGGAAGCGGGGGGCAGAATAGTCAATATCTCTTCTCGTGCTGCCTTTAGAGGCGATACGGCTGATTATTTGGCTTATGCTACTTCTAAGGGAGCTGTAGTTTCTTTAACTAAATCCATTGCCAGAGCTTTTGGAAAACAAAATATTAAAGCCTTTACGGTTGCTCCGGGTTTTGTAAGAACGGATATGGCGCAACAGTTTATTAACCAATATGGTGAAGATTATGCATTGAATGATATTGCGCTTACAAAACTTACGGAACCTAAAGATGTTGCCCCTACCATTGCTCTAATGATGAGTGGAATGATGGACCATGCTACTGGGACGACAATTGATATAAATGCAGGAAGCTATGTCCACTAG
- a CDS encoding DNA-3-methyladenine glycosylase I, with protein sequence MSTSNSKQKERCPWCLGFDQYVQYHDEEWGVPVHDDRKHFEFLILEGAQAGLSWATVLKKRENYRKLFEDFDPKKVAEFDQSKIEELLQNAGIIRNKLKVNGAVINAQKFLEVQKEFGSFDQYIWSFVNHTPIVNKIKSMKEAPANSPESDALSKDLKKRGFKFVGSTIMYAHMQACGLVNDHLTSCFRYKELFFGF encoded by the coding sequence ATGTCCACTAGTAATTCTAAACAGAAGGAAAGGTGCCCCTGGTGTTTAGGTTTTGACCAATATGTTCAATACCATGATGAAGAGTGGGGCGTGCCAGTTCATGATGATCGAAAGCATTTTGAATTTTTAATCTTGGAAGGAGCTCAAGCGGGCTTGAGTTGGGCAACAGTTTTAAAGAAAAGAGAAAATTATAGAAAGCTTTTTGAGGATTTTGACCCCAAAAAAGTAGCAGAGTTTGATCAATCTAAAATTGAAGAGTTATTACAGAATGCTGGGATCATCCGCAATAAATTGAAAGTTAATGGAGCGGTCATCAATGCTCAAAAATTCCTTGAAGTACAGAAAGAGTTTGGAAGCTTTGATCAATATATTTGGTCTTTTGTTAATCATACGCCTATTGTCAACAAAATAAAATCAATGAAAGAAGCACCTGCTAATTCTCCTGAATCTGATGCCTTGAGCAAAGATTTAAAGAAAAGGGGTTTTAAGTTTGTAGGGAGTACCATCATGTATGCCCATATGCAAGCCTGTGGTTTGGTTAACGACCATTTGACCAGTTGTTTTCGGTATAAGGAATTATTTTTTGGTTTTTAA
- the rpsU gene encoding 30S ribosomal protein S21: MIVINVKENESIDKALKRFKKKFEKTGALKEVRARQHFVKPSVARRKEVIRAAYRQKMRDLDS, encoded by the coding sequence ATGATCGTAATAAACGTAAAAGAAAACGAATCGATTGATAAAGCTTTAAAACGCTTTAAGAAGAAGTTTGAGAAGACCGGAGCTTTGAAAGAAGTACGTGCTCGTCAACACTTTGTAAAGCCTTCTGTTGCCAGAAGAAAAGAAGTTATCCGTGCCGCTTACAGGCAAAAAATGAGGGATTTAGACAGCTAA
- a CDS encoding tyrosine-type recombinase/integrase, whose amino-acid sequence MLNTFWKYLEFEKRYSRHTLASYQNDINQFVRFLESQYQVHNLLKAEHRHIRAWIVALMQEQINPKSINRKIISLRTFYKFAISREGIKQNPTQKIKALKTSKELPQFVQEKEMDNLLSIIEFADDFEGSRDALIMELLYGTGIRLSELLGLKYSDFNMQAKTIRVLGKGNKERIIPFHNKILSRLNSYISHKNKTFSGNGNIALIVSNNGNEAYPMMINRITKKYLNQVTTISKTSPHILRHTFATHLLNKGADLNAVKDLLGHSSLAATQVYTHNSLDKLKKVFDQAHPKA is encoded by the coding sequence ATGCTCAATACTTTTTGGAAATATTTAGAATTTGAAAAACGCTACAGCCGTCATACTTTAGCTTCCTACCAAAACGATATAAATCAATTCGTCAGGTTTCTAGAAAGTCAATATCAGGTTCATAATCTGCTGAAGGCAGAGCATCGCCATATTCGTGCCTGGATTGTTGCTCTTATGCAAGAGCAGATCAATCCCAAAAGTATCAATAGGAAAATCATTTCTTTACGAACCTTCTATAAATTCGCCATATCTAGAGAAGGGATCAAGCAAAATCCTACTCAAAAAATCAAGGCTTTAAAAACAAGTAAAGAGCTGCCGCAATTTGTGCAAGAAAAAGAGATGGATAATCTTTTGTCCATTATTGAATTTGCAGACGATTTTGAAGGAAGTAGAGATGCTTTAATAATGGAGCTATTGTATGGAACAGGCATCAGGCTCTCTGAACTCCTTGGTTTAAAATATTCAGATTTCAATATGCAAGCCAAAACCATCAGGGTTTTAGGAAAAGGAAATAAAGAGAGAATTATTCCGTTTCATAATAAAATTTTGAGCCGATTGAATTCTTATATTTCTCATAAAAATAAAACGTTTTCGGGCAACGGCAACATAGCCTTAATCGTTTCTAATAATGGAAACGAAGCATATCCGATGATGATAAATCGAATTACAAAAAAATATCTCAATCAAGTTACTACAATAAGTAAAACAAGTCCTCATATTCTGAGGCACACATTTGCAACACATTTATTAAATAAAGGGGCAGACCTCAACGCAGTTAAAGATTTGCTGGGTCACAGCAGTTTAGCTGCTACTCAGGTCTATACCCATAATTCGCTTGATAAACTCAAAAAGGTGTTTGATCAAGCACATCCTAAAGCGTAA
- the hpf gene encoding ribosome hibernation-promoting factor, HPF/YfiA family — protein sequence MKLQMHSIHFDADAKLLDFIQKRIDKLETFYDRFIDGEVFLRLDKDSNNANKIVEVKLNIPGNQLFAKEKSDSFEAGVDNASEALRRQIKKFKEKQMAH from the coding sequence ATGAAGCTACAAATGCATTCGATCCACTTTGACGCAGACGCAAAATTGCTAGACTTTATTCAAAAGAGAATTGACAAATTGGAAACCTTCTATGATCGATTTATCGATGGGGAAGTGTTTTTGAGATTGGACAAAGACTCTAATAATGCTAATAAAATCGTAGAAGTGAAATTAAATATTCCAGGTAATCAGCTATTTGCAAAAGAGAAAAGTGATTCTTTTGAAGCAGGAGTTGATAATGCTTCTGAAGCTTTAAGGAGACAGATCAAAAAATTCAAAGAAAAACAAATGGCACATTAA
- a CDS encoding tetratricopeptide repeat protein, whose amino-acid sequence MIRKLLLITFLIGFALSLKAQYVMEQDSSILLNNMYIQMEVNASVNAIYNAEHEKVEKDFRWLRYRFPNHPLPYFLYGLNEWWKILPEPSHYPNNEKMIAYLDTAQFYAEFMKERDEDNMEATFFLAAIHGFKGRFYSENQSWTKAAFEARDALNYMEESKGNKNLSPEFLFGDALYNYYVEWVPEHYPILRPVLRFFDDGDKELGVEQLTKVAQNAFYTRTEAQYFLMRIWALDEGELRKGLQLSEYLHETYPQNAYFHRFYARLLYTAGRIQDSERECLEIFANIDSARTGYGGTSGRYAGFFLGQIYERQAKLDEAKKYYERAMISSESVGEEEAGYYLFSIYHLGLIAEKQGEVELAEEYYKKTKKKAGRKQAVFKSAKDKLKDL is encoded by the coding sequence ATGATAAGAAAATTATTATTAATTACCTTTCTAATAGGGTTTGCACTTTCCCTCAAGGCTCAATATGTAATGGAACAGGATAGCAGTATCCTATTGAATAATATGTACATCCAAATGGAAGTTAACGCTTCTGTTAATGCTATTTATAACGCAGAGCATGAAAAAGTGGAAAAAGATTTCAGGTGGTTGCGGTATCGTTTCCCAAACCACCCGCTACCCTACTTTTTGTATGGCTTAAATGAATGGTGGAAAATATTGCCCGAACCTTCCCACTATCCGAATAATGAAAAAATGATAGCATACTTGGATACCGCTCAGTTTTATGCGGAGTTCATGAAAGAAAGAGATGAAGATAATATGGAAGCCACTTTTTTCTTGGCCGCCATTCATGGCTTTAAAGGACGCTTCTATTCTGAAAATCAAAGCTGGACAAAAGCCGCCTTTGAAGCAAGAGATGCATTGAATTATATGGAGGAAAGTAAGGGAAATAAGAATTTAAGCCCTGAATTTCTTTTCGGTGATGCACTTTATAATTATTACGTAGAATGGGTTCCAGAGCACTACCCTATCCTGAGGCCTGTACTAAGATTTTTTGACGATGGAGATAAAGAGCTTGGCGTAGAGCAACTCACCAAAGTGGCTCAAAATGCGTTCTACACCCGTACCGAAGCCCAGTATTTTTTAATGAGAATCTGGGCATTAGATGAAGGTGAGTTACGGAAAGGCTTACAACTTTCAGAGTATCTTCATGAGACCTATCCTCAAAATGCTTATTTTCATAGATTTTACGCACGTTTACTCTATACAGCTGGAAGAATTCAAGATTCTGAGCGAGAATGTTTAGAAATATTTGCAAATATAGACAGTGCGAGGACAGGTTATGGCGGGACATCCGGGCGCTATGCTGGCTTTTTCTTGGGACAAATTTATGAACGCCAGGCTAAGTTAGACGAGGCAAAAAAATATTACGAAAGGGCAATGATTTCTTCAGAAAGCGTAGGAGAAGAAGAGGCCGGTTACTATCTTTTTAGTATTTATCACCTAGGGCTTATCGCAGAAAAGCAAGGTGAAGTTGAGCTGGCTGAAGAATACTACAAAAAAACTAAGAAAAAAGCAGGACGGAAGCAAGCGGTTTTCAAAAGTGCTAAAGATAAGCTGAAAGATTTGTAG
- a CDS encoding PAS domain-containing protein, which yields MNPAEFEKLKLLYDQVESLTKSGAWELDLQNNELSWSEGVFKMLGFEPNEFEVTFEKGLSVIHPKDRQRATALMEEVVRNKTEYKIEKRLIKKSGETIHVRSKAKLFYDNDGKPRKLIGVFQDISDFVNAQKQVEEQNSLTNDIIRNLPAIFFLFNRDGKIHVWNKQLKKVTEFSDAEIASKKVEDFFQGEERTKVKHQIGEVFRTGHAEIETSITNNKGRNIPLYFTASLIQYKGEECVFGTGTDITERVSLLHELQLLVDNTEEAYTYLDREWKVVSFNKQMSTHSNFLLQSAIEKGKSLLDAVKLDQREDLKMCLKLVSNGEEVNKIVQDQGSEAKQFYELKLKPIFSEKDEVVGIFLTSLNVTEALKARKELEASQEKLQQVLDSSLDTLCTIDENGIFQMVSSSSEQLWGYKPEELEGQPFLQFIIEEDRDLTLAVAEEIQKGKTFRNFRNRYRHKEGYIVPVVWSGYWESSQNLMNCIARDASDQLKDEEELYMSERRFKALVQEGGDLIAILNLDGIYKYVSPTSTTILDRDPGEFLGKSAFDFIHPNDLEWVRDEFTKLERERNINLPAFRFLNGRGEWRWVESSLSNLLDEPHVKGIVANSRDVTEKIELQQTVDNAIKLARVGGWEINMKTNEHFWSPTTKEIHEVPDDFTPDLDTAINFYHSDYREKVTEAVEKAISSGDSFDFEALIITFKGHERWVRAKGNAEFLEGQCVRLYGSFQDIHDQKIVELRLEKISNNVPGVIFQYHLKSDGTDLLDFVSKRSEEIFGFTPEECMQTTEVIWSRIEAGGDMPQMKESILKSADQLTPWHFVWRYHHPNGMIRYHEGSGNPQKLSNGTVIWDSIITDITDFKELEILAERTAGLAKIGSWELNWRNGKEEVYWSPMTKEILEVDAEYNPSLSDGLSFYSDHSRNLIEEAINELIDTAKEFDLELLIKTQNGNEKWVRCIGQADRIGGKTNRIFGSYQDIDKQKKSRIALQEALKDRKDILESIGDAFFAVDNDWTVTYWNREAENVLGKKRHEILNKNLWTEYGDAINLKFYTEYHKAVELQQKVHFEEYFPPLKKWFEVSAYPSKKGLSVYFKDVTLRKSADEEIKQSNERFEKVALATSDAIWDWDLLTGESLRFGTGFEKRFGYSNEEANKSPTFWKQKVHPDDLTQVLKSQKEALHNKSVNFWKEEYRFKKKSGEYAYVIDKGYIVRSDSGRAIRMIGATTDISDRKAYETSLVEINEKLEKQTHALSVSNAELEQFAYVASHDLQEPLRMVSGFLTQLEKKYGNQLDDKANQYIHFAVDGAKRMRQIILDLLDFSRIGKEEAEQTEVNLNDVVQEVCLLHRKQIEELNAEVLFDNLPKITGHPSPMIQLFQNLISNALKYRDSKIPPKVLIKARKLKKDWKFSVADNGIGIEKKYFDRIFNIFQRLHNKTEYSGTGMGLAIVKKIIESQNGKIWVDSEKGKGTTFYFTIPINQSREI from the coding sequence ATGAATCCTGCAGAATTTGAAAAATTAAAGCTTCTCTATGATCAAGTTGAGTCATTGACTAAATCAGGGGCATGGGAATTGGATCTCCAAAATAATGAATTGTCTTGGTCAGAGGGAGTCTTCAAAATGCTTGGCTTTGAGCCTAATGAATTTGAGGTAACTTTTGAAAAGGGCCTATCTGTTATTCACCCTAAGGACAGGCAACGTGCCACAGCATTGATGGAAGAAGTCGTGCGAAATAAGACAGAATATAAAATAGAGAAAAGACTAATTAAAAAGTCTGGAGAAACTATTCATGTTCGTTCAAAGGCCAAGTTATTTTATGATAATGATGGAAAACCCAGAAAGCTCATTGGGGTTTTTCAAGATATTAGTGATTTTGTCAATGCCCAAAAGCAAGTTGAAGAGCAAAACTCACTCACAAATGACATAATTAGAAATTTACCTGCTATATTTTTTCTATTTAATCGAGATGGAAAGATCCATGTGTGGAATAAGCAATTAAAGAAAGTAACAGAATTTAGCGATGCAGAAATTGCTTCCAAAAAAGTTGAAGATTTCTTTCAGGGAGAAGAAAGAACTAAGGTAAAACACCAAATCGGAGAAGTTTTTAGAACGGGCCATGCTGAAATAGAAACCTCGATTACTAATAACAAAGGCAGAAATATACCCCTCTATTTCACCGCTTCATTAATTCAGTACAAAGGCGAGGAGTGCGTGTTCGGAACTGGGACTGATATTACTGAAAGAGTTTCGCTGCTGCATGAGCTCCAATTACTTGTTGACAATACTGAGGAAGCGTATACTTATTTGGATAGAGAGTGGAAAGTAGTATCATTCAATAAACAAATGAGTACTCATTCTAATTTCCTTTTGCAAAGTGCTATTGAAAAAGGAAAGTCTCTCCTAGATGCAGTAAAGTTAGATCAACGGGAAGATTTAAAAATGTGCCTAAAATTAGTTTCTAATGGAGAGGAAGTGAACAAGATCGTTCAAGACCAGGGATCAGAGGCCAAACAATTTTACGAACTGAAGTTAAAGCCAATTTTTTCAGAAAAGGATGAAGTTGTAGGAATTTTCCTCACTTCTTTGAATGTCACTGAGGCGCTAAAAGCAAGAAAGGAGCTAGAGGCAAGCCAAGAGAAACTTCAACAAGTTTTGGATAGTTCTCTGGACACTCTGTGTACTATAGATGAAAATGGTATTTTTCAAATGGTAAGTAGTTCATCTGAGCAGTTATGGGGCTATAAACCTGAAGAACTAGAAGGTCAGCCATTTTTGCAATTTATTATCGAGGAAGATCGAGATTTAACACTAGCTGTGGCTGAAGAAATCCAAAAAGGCAAGACATTTAGAAACTTTCGAAATCGATATAGGCACAAAGAAGGATACATAGTACCCGTTGTTTGGTCAGGCTATTGGGAATCAAGCCAAAATTTAATGAACTGCATTGCAAGAGATGCTTCGGATCAGTTGAAAGATGAAGAGGAACTCTACATGAGTGAAAGAAGATTTAAAGCTTTGGTCCAAGAGGGGGGAGATTTAATTGCGATATTAAATTTAGACGGTATTTACAAGTATGTCAGTCCAACATCAACAACAATCTTAGACCGTGATCCAGGTGAGTTTTTGGGGAAAAGTGCTTTTGATTTTATTCATCCTAACGATTTAGAGTGGGTGCGTGATGAGTTTACTAAGTTAGAAAGAGAAAGAAACATCAATTTACCTGCTTTTCGTTTCTTAAATGGTAGAGGAGAATGGCGGTGGGTTGAATCTTCTTTATCAAATCTTTTAGATGAGCCACATGTGAAAGGCATAGTCGCAAATTCAAGAGATGTTACAGAAAAGATTGAACTGCAGCAAACAGTTGATAATGCTATAAAACTAGCGAGAGTTGGGGGTTGGGAAATAAATATGAAGACTAATGAACATTTTTGGTCTCCCACGACCAAAGAGATTCATGAGGTCCCAGATGATTTTACGCCAGATTTAGACACAGCGATAAATTTTTATCACTCGGATTACCGCGAAAAAGTTACTGAAGCAGTAGAAAAAGCTATCAGTAGTGGAGACTCGTTTGACTTTGAAGCCCTCATAATCACATTTAAAGGGCATGAAAGATGGGTCAGGGCAAAAGGAAATGCAGAATTCCTTGAGGGTCAATGTGTTCGTTTATACGGTAGTTTCCAAGATATACATGATCAAAAAATCGTGGAGCTTCGTTTAGAGAAAATTTCCAATAATGTGCCAGGCGTGATTTTTCAATATCATTTAAAATCTGACGGTACAGATTTATTAGATTTCGTTAGCAAAAGATCTGAAGAAATCTTTGGTTTCACTCCTGAAGAATGCATGCAGACTACGGAGGTAATTTGGAGCCGAATAGAAGCAGGTGGGGATATGCCACAAATGAAAGAATCCATTCTTAAATCTGCTGATCAATTAACTCCTTGGCATTTTGTTTGGAGATATCATCATCCTAATGGGATGATTCGATACCATGAGGGTTCTGGCAATCCTCAAAAACTTTCGAATGGAACAGTTATTTGGGACTCTATTATCACCGATATTACGGATTTTAAAGAATTGGAAATACTTGCAGAAAGAACTGCTGGTTTAGCAAAGATCGGAAGTTGGGAATTGAATTGGCGCAATGGAAAAGAAGAAGTTTATTGGTCTCCCATGACAAAGGAAATATTGGAAGTCGATGCTGAATATAACCCCTCATTATCAGATGGTTTATCGTTCTATTCTGACCACAGTAGGAATTTAATTGAAGAGGCTATCAATGAATTAATTGATACAGCTAAAGAATTTGATTTGGAACTCCTAATAAAAACTCAGAACGGAAACGAGAAATGGGTGAGGTGTATTGGTCAAGCGGATAGAATAGGAGGAAAAACCAACCGAATTTTTGGGAGCTATCAAGATATTGATAAACAAAAGAAATCAAGGATAGCTTTGCAGGAGGCACTAAAAGACAGAAAAGATATTTTAGAGAGTATAGGGGACGCGTTTTTTGCCGTTGATAACGATTGGACAGTTACTTATTGGAATAGAGAGGCGGAAAATGTCTTGGGTAAGAAGAGACACGAAATCCTTAATAAGAATTTGTGGACAGAATATGGTGACGCTATTAATCTTAAATTCTATACGGAGTATCATAAAGCCGTAGAATTACAACAAAAAGTTCACTTTGAAGAGTATTTCCCTCCTTTAAAGAAATGGTTTGAAGTAAGTGCATATCCTTCGAAAAAAGGATTATCTGTGTATTTTAAGGACGTCACTTTGAGGAAAAGTGCTGATGAAGAGATTAAGCAATCAAATGAAAGATTTGAAAAAGTAGCCTTAGCCACCAGCGATGCTATTTGGGATTGGGATTTGCTAACTGGAGAATCCTTACGCTTTGGGACGGGCTTTGAAAAAAGGTTTGGATACTCTAATGAGGAGGCGAATAAATCTCCTACATTTTGGAAACAAAAAGTGCACCCTGATGATCTAACTCAAGTATTAAAATCTCAAAAAGAAGCACTTCATAATAAAAGTGTAAATTTTTGGAAGGAAGAATATAGATTTAAAAAGAAATCTGGAGAATATGCATATGTCATTGATAAGGGATATATCGTTAGGAGCGACAGCGGAAGAGCTATTCGAATGATCGGGGCTACCACTGACATAAGTGATCGTAAAGCTTATGAAACATCATTAGTTGAAATAAATGAAAAACTGGAAAAGCAAACCCATGCCCTTTCTGTTTCAAACGCGGAATTAGAACAATTTGCCTATGTGGCTTCTCATGATTTACAAGAACCCTTACGGATGGTTTCTGGATTTCTGACACAACTTGAAAAAAAATATGGAAATCAGCTTGACGATAAAGCGAATCAATATATTCATTTTGCGGTAGATGGAGCCAAACGAATGCGCCAAATCATTTTAGATTTATTGGACTTTTCAAGAATCGGTAAAGAAGAAGCAGAACAAACAGAGGTCAATTTGAATGATGTGGTACAAGAAGTTTGTTTATTACACCGAAAGCAAATAGAAGAGCTAAATGCAGAGGTGCTATTTGATAATTTGCCAAAGATCACTGGTCACCCTTCTCCAATGATTCAATTATTTCAGAATTTAATTTCTAATGCACTAAAGTACAGAGACTCAAAAATACCACCAAAAGTCTTAATTAAAGCGAGAAAGCTAAAAAAGGACTGGAAGTTTTCTGTTGCAGACAATGGCATTGGAATAGAAAAAAAATACTTTGATAGGATCTTCAACATTTTTCAAAGACTTCATAATAAGACAGAATATTCAGGTACAGGTATGGGACTGGCCATAGTGAAAAAGATTATAGAAAGCCAAAACGGAAAAATTTGGGTTGACTCTGAAAAAGGAAAAGGCACAACATTCTATTTTACGATTCCTATAAATCAATCAAGGGAAATTTAA
- a CDS encoding response regulator: MKPIRILLVEDNEGDIVLTTEALEDSKFINEVDVARNGREALDHLMKKRGYEEAILPDLILLDINLPIMSGHEVLLEIKNDKNLNSIPVIMLTTSSSDTDIKKAYHNHANCFISKPVEIDEFMTAISGIEQFWFSIVSLPRDQN, from the coding sequence ATGAAACCCATACGTATCCTGTTAGTGGAAGATAATGAAGGAGATATAGTGCTAACAACAGAAGCATTAGAAGATAGTAAATTCATCAATGAAGTTGATGTTGCTAGAAATGGAAGAGAAGCACTTGACCATCTTATGAAGAAAAGAGGATATGAAGAAGCCATTCTGCCGGATTTGATTTTATTAGATATAAACCTGCCCATTATGAGTGGCCATGAAGTTTTATTAGAAATAAAAAATGATAAGAATCTAAATAGCATACCTGTTATTATGCTCACTACTTCCTCTTCAGATACTGACATCAAAAAAGCATATCATAACCATGCTAATTGTTTTATCAGTAAGCCAGTCGAAATTGATGAATTTATGACTGCTATTTCTGGTATTGAACAATTTTGGTTCAGTATAGTAAGTTTACCTAGAGATCAGAATTAG
- a CDS encoding response regulator — translation MSKNLNRYDILVVEDNPGDYLLVEDFLLETRVTKNIRLAKDFQSARDILKDELSHIDLIFLDLSLPDLEGEELISRIKEYSKNVPIIILTGYTDVDFAIKTLSLGASDYLLKDVLNTTVLHKSILYNIERNKTMVNLKESEQRYSDLFHFSPLPMWVYDKKSLKFLDVNDAAIEHYGYSYEEFLAMDITDIRPPEEISALKDSMIKQRQPNKNIYHGEFTHLKKNGDRIRVEIRSNSFLFRGLQAQIILVNDVTERNLHIEAVEKQNEILKDIAWTQSHVVRAPLARLMGLVNAMKNERITDSDKEIFYNHILKSAEELDEIVKSVVSKSQEINVNSQNE, via the coding sequence ATGTCTAAAAATTTAAATCGATATGATATTTTAGTTGTTGAGGACAATCCTGGGGATTACCTCTTGGTTGAAGATTTTCTACTTGAAACCCGTGTGACTAAGAACATTAGATTGGCTAAAGATTTTCAATCGGCAAGGGATATACTTAAAGATGAGTTATCTCATATTGATTTGATATTTCTCGATCTTAGTTTGCCAGATTTAGAGGGGGAGGAATTGATTTCCAGAATTAAAGAATACTCAAAAAATGTACCCATCATTATTCTAACAGGTTACACTGATGTAGACTTTGCCATTAAAACCTTGTCCTTAGGAGCTTCTGATTATCTTTTGAAAGATGTATTAAATACAACAGTGCTGCATAAGAGCATCCTATATAACATAGAGCGAAATAAAACAATGGTCAATTTGAAGGAATCAGAACAAAGATATTCTGATCTCTTTCATTTTAGCCCTTTACCCATGTGGGTTTATGATAAGAAATCCTTAAAATTTTTGGATGTAAACGATGCGGCTATCGAACATTATGGATATTCCTATGAAGAGTTTCTTGCAATGGATATTACTGACATTAGACCCCCAGAGGAAATATCTGCATTGAAGGACTCTATGATAAAGCAAAGACAACCCAATAAGAATATATATCATGGTGAATTTACTCATTTAAAGAAAAATGGGGACAGAATAAGAGTGGAGATACGTTCCAATAGCTTTCTTTTTAGAGGGCTACAAGCTCAAATTATTTTAGTCAATGACGTAACTGAAAGGAATCTTCATATAGAAGCGGTTGAGAAACAGAATGAAATATTAAAGGATATTGCATGGACACAATCGCATGTGGTGAGGGCCCCTCTTGCTCGCTTAATGGGCTTGGTCAATGCCATGAAGAATGAGAGAATTACAGATAGTGATAAGGAAATCTTTTATAATCATATTTTGAAATCAGCCGAGGAATTAGATGAAATAGTAAAATCCGTGGTGAGTAAATCTCAGGAAATAAACGTAAATAGCCAAAACGAATGA
- a CDS encoding response regulator — protein sequence MNLKNLIVDDDEISLMLSEMIVEGDSFFQKPQKFLDGTYALEFLREDYSQDKTYAIILDINMPFMNGWEFLENIEHFVSSDNTYVFMLSSSSDKADIQKSDKFKLVKGYFTKPLQKEHLEQIQELISK from the coding sequence ATGAACTTAAAAAACCTAATTGTTGATGATGATGAAATATCCTTGATGCTATCCGAAATGATAGTAGAAGGGGATTCTTTTTTTCAAAAGCCCCAAAAATTTTTAGATGGAACTTACGCCTTAGAGTTTTTGCGGGAGGACTATTCACAAGACAAAACCTACGCAATTATTTTGGATATCAACATGCCGTTTATGAATGGTTGGGAGTTTTTGGAAAACATTGAGCATTTTGTATCATCTGATAACACCTATGTTTTTATGCTAAGTTCGTCTTCTGACAAAGCAGATATTCAGAAATCCGATAAGTTTAAACTTGTAAAAGGATATTTTACCAAGCCTTTGCAAAAAGAGCATTTAGAGCAAATTCAAGAGCTTATTTCTAAATAA